The window CTGTGAACTTCTGCTGTGGGTCATATTGTGTGCTGACAGCCTTGAGAAACGGCTGTGACATTTGGAAAGGGTTTCAGGTTACCCAGGTCCTGGGCCCCACAGACCCAGCCTTCACCTGGAGACAGACAAACTGTCAGTTTTTAATAGCAggagaaaacaacaaaaaccttTGTTCTGTGCTTGGTTGAAATCGCATACAACtccaaaactaaaataaaaattgaATCAATCCCCACAATTTATTCTGAAGCTGCTAAAATTTAAACATATTGTTAAAAAGCTATTTAAACTAACTGTGGATTTTCGTCTCAGGCTTTTAAAATGAAAGTTAAGCCTATTTTTGTTGCTCAGAAGATGTGaaattgtcaaaaaaaaaaaatactgggGAAATGACTGAGTCATATGAATTCTCAGAATATTTTAAtatgaatgactgactcagaaAATCCTACAGTTCTTGATATGCTAAACAGGAAGTTTTTATTCAGGATAAGAAATCTGTGCTTCAGAAATAGGGACAAAGGTTCAATTAGCAAGATGTTTATATTAGGGATGGGAATTTAACACATTAATTATGATTATTTAATAAGAAAAAAATAACGTGTTAAAAATGTACCCCTTTGAGCCAGAGTTGTAATTCCCTGGCAAAAGTTTAGCATCACAATGTATGCCCTACATATCAACAAATATCATCAAGCTGCACATCTAGGAAAACAGCAGTCTGGGTTACAAGACTATATAAAACATTTGtgtgctccaaacacaactacaGTTAAATGAGTCATGACAAATTGCCATTCATGAAGCAAAGAAAAAGCAAACTTGTTTACCTTTTTGTAGTTGGAAGAGAGCAGGCAGGCAGTACCTTTATCCAAATAAATTTTATTACAGCATACACGCAGCATTCATCTTGTAACCCTCAGCAAAACTTCCCctaaactctacactacacctccaAATATATatcagtgctctgctgccacctagcgttcagttcagtacacaacatttacaatgttcCATATTCATTTACACTTAATCTATAACACATATATTAATATTTACTCATGCCAATAAATCTCACAAtggttacctttataatgagaccaaagtagtctaatagaccttgtggttacagaaatatactcattaaagtgtggttatgtcatctgtgcctcactaacattattttttattagaaaattTGTATGGGCACAAATTGgcttgaacgattaaaatgcgattaatcaagattaattaattacaaagcctctaattagattaattttttaaaTCAACTTTCACCCCAATTTATATTATATTGCAACATGAGGTTTAGAATTAATGCTGACTTTAAACTGTTTCTTGCTCATTTTGCACCATTCAAATCTGTACGCATGTATCCAAACTTTTGCATCATGCTCATGGTAATTCCATGGCTTTTTCTCTGCAGACGCATGGCAGTCCTTGGTTGGTGCTGTGCCACAATCTGAAGTTATAAAACTTCTACAAGAACATGCATAAACATGACCTTTCTGTTCCTGTGCAGGCTGGTGTGAGGGGGAAACTGGGCCGATTACTTGGAATATTTGAGGTAAGTTTATCAGACTAAAGCAGCACGATAAAATTATCCCCAAAAAGAGTTAACAGTTAATGTACGACGAAAAAAGTGAACGTGTCTTAATTATTATTTTGTTTGCAGCACAATCAAGACAGAAAACACAGGACTTATGTTTACACCCTTATAGTGACAGAAACATTGGAGGACTGGGAGGATTCTGTCAACATCGGTATGGCTATTGTTTCCCCTTTTTGTCACATTATTATTACTTTTCATTGATTTGTGACCAAAGAATGAATTGTTTCTGCAATAAACACAGGAAGCATGACTGTAGAATCATTGgtttaaataatgataaaaatagTTTCAAACAACGGTACAAGGGGAAAAAAAATCATTCATTGATGTTTAATAGTTTGATGGCAAAAGTAATaaaggtttttctttgttaaaaataATTGTCCACACATTTTTGACATCACTTTTTCCACAGACAGTTGCTAAGTTTGCAGGAATTTTGATCTTTTTTTCTGATTTTACTTCCTGTTCCAAACATTTTGGATGCCTTTAAGATTTATTAATCTATCTGCTCTTATTTAGACTTTGGTGACATTCTCGGTGTGGGAAGGTTTAAACCTGAGCCGGTTTGGCTGAAGTCTTCTCTAAACATCCAATTAAATCTGTGGCAGAATAGTTTAAAAAGACAGACGAGGGAATTTTAAACACAAGGGAGCCGTTTGCACCAGACATTATGGTAATTTAGGTGAGGAAAAGTGGTTGGTAGGGAatattttaaatgctttaaagGTTTATTTGCTTCTTTTGTGATTTTAACAATATTATGTCAAAGTGCACTGTTGGGTTGTATTTTGTACCCTAAaaaatcttttgttttgtttccaaAGAGCTTTGGGTCCACCTAGTCCCATGAATTGTTTTCTTTATTTAGTTTACTGTAtaatcattctccctcagccTGCTGTTTTACCTAAAATTAAAATATCTTTGTTTTGAAATTTGGCGTACACAAAACCGTCTGTTTAAGGTCACTGAACTTGTGGTGTTTATGAAACTTGACAGATGTTTGAGCAAGAAATCATACCTTACTAAGCCAGTTTTCTGAAAATTCTTCTGCTTGAGAAGTTTTTATCATTAAAATAGTGTAAAATAAAGAACTTTAATGGTTTGTTTAATAATCGTCTTCACCTGCATTGTTTAAAAAAGCTTCCATTATTCACaagtaagtataaaagtgtgtttAATTAGGATTTATtctaagcttttattttgaaattacttGATATTTTAAAGCTAAAACTCCCCTCAGGATGGAGTAGCTCCTAACATAACGGATTTGTTGTGATCATTTACTCCTGTTGCCCACAGTGGGAGGAGAGGTGGGTTTTCCCTGACCAGTTGTTTTCCAGTGATCACTCACCACTGCCCCCTTGGTTGCCCCACACAAAAGGCTGAGCTGAAATCGTTCAATCATCGAGgccatttttattctttttattgctAAAAAAAAAGCTTCTTTGGGTAAAATTTAGGAAAGAAGGTGAATCCACTTTCCTTTCACTGTCTCTGATCGGAATAACACCTGTTCATAAACATTCTTCTCTAAAGACGGACAAGGACACAGCGTGAGGTTAGCAATGGGTCATGACTTTTTTCCCTTTTTATACACTTACCCAGCTTCCTGGTGaaatgttaaaggtgtggaacattgaaaaaaaatcttttttgaaatcttatttctgataataATAAGTCACCCTtaagttttcatgcaggctgaacatgaaaatagtctcctgagcatatctcctgcattagcttctgctagAAAATAGAACGTGAAACTCTAGATCAGGGGTCTTCAAGAAGATTTGTTCAAGGGCCAGATTGTTTTCCCTAGCAGAAACAGTGAGGGCCGGATGCTCTTCTTATAtcatcgtcatcttcctccgcttatccgggtccaggtcgcgggggtagcatcccaactagggagctccagaccgtcctctccccggccacctccaccagctcctccggcaggaccccaaggcgttcccggaccagattggagatgtaacctctccaacgtgtcctgggtcaacccgggggcctcctgtcggCAGGACATGCATGCCCGAAACACtttcccagggaggcgtccaggaggcatcctgaccagatgcccaaaccacctcaactgactcctttggatccgaaggagcagcggttctactccgagtccctcctgaatgtccgagctcctcaccctatctctaaggctgatcccggccaccctacggaggaaactcatttcggccgcttgtatccacgatctcgttctttcggtcattacccaaagctcatgaccataggtgaggattgggacgtagatcgaccggtaaatcgagagcctggctttctggctcagctctctcttcaccacgacagatcagctcagcgtctgcatcactgcagatgccgaaccaacccgcctgtcgatctcccgatccctcctaccctcactcatgaacaagacctggAGatacttaattcaattcaattcaattcaagtttatttatatagcgccaaatcacgacaagagtcgtctcaagacacttcacaaggcacttaaactcctccacttgaggtaggacctctctcccgacccggagttggatagccacccttttccagtcgagaaccatggtctcagatttggaggtgctgatcctcatcccagccgcttcacactcggccgtgaacctacccagcaagagctgaaggtcagagctggatgaagctaggaggaccgcatcatccgcaaaaagcagaaacgagattctcctgccaccaaactcgacatactccacaccacagctgcgcctagaaattctgtccataaaggtaatgaacagaaccggtgacaaagggcagccctggcagagtccaaccctcaccaggaacaggtccgacttactaccggctatgcggaccaaactcacgctcctctggtaaagggactgaatggccctttacagaaagccacccaccccatactcctggagcgtcccccacagggtgcccctggggacatggtcataagccttctccaaatccacaaaacacttgtggattggttgggcaaacttccatgccccctccatcacccttgcaaggggtatagagctggtccacagttccacggccaggatgaaaaccacattgctcctcctcaatctgagattcaactatccatcggaccctcctctccagtaccttggagtagacctttccagggaggctgaggagtgtgatcaccctataattggaacacaccctcaggtcacccttcttaaagatggggaccaccaccccagtctgccactccacaggaactgcccccgatggccacgcaatgttgcagagatgtgtcaaccacgacagccctacaacatccatagccttgagatacccaggacgaatcttatccgcccccggggctccacctctgtgtagttgtttgactacctcagcaacttctgcctacGAGATTGGAcactccatccccaggtctcccggctctggttcctcctcggaatgcacgtaggtgggattgaggagctcctcaaagtattccttccaccgtccgactacagccccagttgacgtcagcagctccccatccccactgttggATGCTGCtcttcttatatatatatatatatatatatgtatatataatatggaTATGGATTTCTAGTGGCAAGACAGAAATAAAGGCAACAACACTCGCACATAGGGATATGTGGTCACTcttttgattgtagttttagttgtgttggaATCCCATTAAAAAGGTTTGCATGGTCTTGTAGCTAAGGTTCTGATTTTTTTTAGAGGGACAGCATGACAATGCTTATTGATATTTGGAGGCACTCAAGCCCAAAGAGTTGGGGGGCCGGGCAAAAAGGTGTGGCGGGCCGGATTTGGCCCGCATACCGCTAGTTGCAGACTGctgctctaggattagaaaagcctgacagatgtgcatctcactgtcacttaacattcatggactcacccatcttaactcatGATGGAAGGCTGCtgttttagcttccaggaaacaacagagaacagctaaactagcagaagctaacattagcaatttcaccacacagcagaagtcctccaggcttgtgttatttgtggagataaaacatccacgttgcaagtcagtggtagtcgctctgctgttatccaattcgaagcgaaatgtccaaatatcaggtaaTAAGAGGATGTGATGTGGCTCTTTGCAAGTTCCTGGAAATGATGCACCGGTATATATTTTCCattgagaacgacttacaagacattccttcctactagagaccactgcacatgtaGTGATTAACTGAGGGTtccattttaataaataaaattttctgaCAATATGTGAAGATAAATTCATTTCTTCCAAAACATTTACTGCAAGAGAGATAGTTTTTTTTGTGTATTCCTACAGGAAGGAAGAGGAAATGGTTTAAGGTTGATGAAGCCATCAAGGTGCTGCAGACCCACAAGCCAGTCCACGCAGAGTACCTCCACAGACTCACAGACACCTGTAGTTCTACGCTGGGTCCTGCTAACAACGGCGACGCCCAGCAATCTCGAGTGATGGACAACAAAGTGCCTCACTACGTTGTTTGTTCCACACAAGACTCGGACCTGTTCGACAGATAGAGCCTGCAACAGGAGGGGTGCTGGGATCTCTGAAAAGGActgattgtatttccaatgtgGCTTTTCAAATGTACAATATCAACTTGTTGGAAATTAATAGAGAATTGCACAAAGTGCATTTTTCAGTTGTGAAATAACTGATCAAACATGTTTTCCCTTATAGCATCCAGCTGGGAACGGGTTCTCTTTGTGCTGCATATCGGATGTAAAGAATATTGGATAGGCAGGATTCACAGAGTGTCTGAAATTTCCTGGAGGTCGGTTCAGAGAAGTGTTGGCTTTTAAAGGAAGCTCTATTCCCACACCGACTTAGAGCCAAATAATGAAGAGGATTAGCCACAAGTGTGTGAATATTTTGGTACAGTTATGTGCTTTTTGTGAGTGTTAAGCTCATGTCACTCTTGATCATGGTGGGGGTTTGAGGGAGTTGGTTAAAGGTTTAAAGTCTGCTTTGATTAAACAAGTGCAACCCTCCAATCACAACTTAACAATAAACACTAACAAACAACAAGGTTCTTATTTCATGTAATTATATAGACACAATATTGTTGGAGTAAATGTCAAAATCTcagatatggtaaatggcctgtatttgtatagcaccttcataGGGTTCTACAAGCccaccaaggcgcttcacaacacaatcagtgattcacccattcacacacacattcacacactggtggggatgagctacaatgtagccacagctgccctggggcgcactgaccgaagcaaggctgctgagcgatgctgctgagcactggcaccaccagtccctccaaccaccaccagcaggcaaggcgggtttaagtgtcttgcccaaggacacaacaacagctttCTCTtgtcggagccgggattgaacttgcaaccttctactggacaacccgctgtacctcgagctactgctgtccttatGTAGTTAAATAGAAATCACACAAACGAATCCATTGATCTCAGTTCTTATGTGGAGGACGTTACTAAGATTTATTTTTATCAATTAGACATCAATTTGACAGATGTATTAGTTAAGGCATACCAAGTGACTTTTACAAACACTACAATAATTTAGTGAACACAACATTTACTAAGGAGTACACCATGCTGGAACATGCACTTTTTAGATTAATAAATCGTTTTAATTTGAATaatattcatttattttaaattttgTCCACATCACAGACAGAAAGCCGGCTAGTTCACATTTTTTAATATGAGAAAAACAATTAATGCAAAATGTTTGCCAACTATTGTTTGACCGTATTTTATAATTTCATTTCGCATGTATGACTGGAATATTTACTTCTCTGTATCATGTTGTgtatataaattgatatttaaataaagttgtttgaatgttttcgTAGCATCCATCTGTTTtgatgtgacgtcatcagaagatgATAAACGCTTGTGAGTTTCGTTTTTCCGAGCGGACCATGAATCCAGTTGCTCAGCACCCCCTCCAATGACTCGCCCATCCGCTGCTGCTCCCTCATCCTGGTCAGGTGCTCGTTGTTCAGAGGCGTAAACTTGTCCCTAAGATTTGCTGTAGGGACAAACACAGTCGTGGCCATGCTCAGACGGATACTACAAATGGTAAACGTTTTTTCTGTTTTAAGTGAAATAGAATCGCTTTTGTTTTCGGAGCAGGGAAACAGGCCTATCTATGTTAGCTCTCATAGTGGGGGAACGTGTGTTTTGGTTCTTGGGTAGTTGCAGATGGGTGgagctcttatttttatcttatgAGATTGTTAGATTAGAAGATTTCCGCTTTCCCGTTAGGTCGTGGTGTAAATGTCAAGCGCTCTTTGCTGTCGATGACACAGCTAGCAAAAAGATGCTAACACGGCTCAGTTGACTGTTTCATGTTTATGTTGACAGGAATAAAAATAGGACATGTGAAATAACACGGCTAACATACACATTGTTACAGGGTTGGTCGAGTTAGAAACGACTAAATTAGCACGTTTTGTCAGTGAAACAGTTAGCTTTCCTTTTGGCTAAATCATGTAAGAACAGTATGTTAATTCATCGTTTGCATTACACGCTAATGCTATCTTTAGCTCCAGAGCTATGTATTGATAATTGCTGCATGAACAAAAATATGAATTTAAGACGATCGAATTTATTAATACCGTGTATGGTTGGGTTGAACAAATTCATGCATGTCACTGGAATTTCTTGTTGGCGTATTTTGCGTTAGCGATATTACATAGCCGGCGGGACTACATTAACCAGGATGCATCACTGACGTGCATGTCGCTtccgtatgtacagtctatggtcgcTTCCAACTATATTAGCGTAAAACCTGAATTATCTCGATCTAGTGACATATGACAGAGGGAAAGAATGTCTAGAAATAGAAAACACGCTAGAACAAATTATTTGAAGATAAGTTCAGTTAGTATTTGTCAAACTATTACTGATTAttagtatttttatttaaaatgttaccaAAACGGCAATGTCTTGCATTTTTATTAAAGTTGAGCCTTTATGAAAACTTTAGTATTTAATGAAAAATTACGATTTTGATGTTTTTCCATTTAAAGCGCTTAGAATCTTTTAACATTGTTCCCGAGACATTCATAAACACATCTAACTGTACTACAA is drawn from Nothobranchius furzeri strain GRZ-AD chromosome 4, NfurGRZ-RIMD1, whole genome shotgun sequence and contains these coding sequences:
- the nudt4a gene encoding nudix (nucleoside diphosphate linked moiety X)-type motif 4a, which translates into the protein MMKYKPNQTRTYDGEGFKRRAACLCFRSEKEDEVLLVSSSRHPDQWIVPGGGVEPDEEPCGAAVREVYEEAGVRGKLGRLLGIFEHNQDRKHRTYVYTLIVTETLEDWEDSVNIGRKRKWFKVDEAIKVLQTHKPVHAEYLHRLTDTCSSTLGPANNGDAQQSRVMDNKVPHYVVCSTQDSDLFDR